From Marinobacterium sp. LSUCC0821, a single genomic window includes:
- the cmk gene encoding (d)CMP kinase, producing the protein MTLQSENKVPVITVDGPSGSGKGTICRLLSQRLGWSLLDSGALYRLTALAAAHHGVPMDDVEALQVIAAHLDVRFVASDQNSEGMILLEGEDVTHAIRAEQVGNDASKVASLGPVREALLQRQRDFAIAPGLIGDGRDMGTVVFPDANLKIYLDASAEVRADRRYKQLIDKGLSASLEDILRDIRARDDRDMNRAVAPLCPADDAIILDSTAMTIDEVLNRVLEEARHKGLR; encoded by the coding sequence ATGACCCTGCAGAGTGAAAACAAGGTGCCAGTGATTACAGTTGATGGCCCAAGTGGATCGGGTAAAGGTACTATCTGTCGACTCTTATCTCAGCGTTTAGGATGGAGTCTGCTTGATAGCGGAGCGCTATATCGCTTAACAGCTCTAGCTGCAGCTCACCATGGCGTGCCAATGGATGATGTTGAAGCCTTGCAGGTCATTGCCGCTCATTTGGATGTTCGCTTTGTGGCGAGTGACCAAAATTCAGAAGGGATGATTCTTCTCGAGGGTGAGGATGTCACTCACGCAATTCGTGCAGAGCAGGTAGGTAACGACGCATCCAAGGTTGCCTCGCTCGGTCCTGTGCGTGAAGCGTTACTGCAGAGACAGCGAGATTTTGCGATCGCACCAGGTCTTATAGGCGACGGTCGCGACATGGGTACAGTGGTGTTTCCAGATGCAAATTTGAAGATCTATCTTGACGCCTCTGCCGAGGTGCGTGCAGATCGTCGCTATAAGCAGTTGATAGATAAGGGGCTCAGTGCTAGCCTTGAAGATATCTTGCGCGACATCCGTGCGCGTGATGATCGCGATATGAATCGAGCAGTTGCCCCTTTGTGCCCTGCTGATGACGCAATAATACTCGATAGTACAGCGATGACTATCGATGAGGTACTGAACAGAGTGTTAGAAGAGGCACGCCATAAAGGCTTGCGCTAA